The Henckelia pumila isolate YLH828 chromosome 2, ASM3356847v2, whole genome shotgun sequence genome includes a window with the following:
- the LOC140882701 gene encoding F-box/kelch-repeat protein At3g61590-like, translating to MEGETSWVSHSTDNFSSDMVEFDSFLELNDENDKEVASVSVDLILPDDLLERILAYLPIASIFRAGCVCKRWHEIVTSKRFLWNGSHVLAQKPWYFMFTSSDEPVGYAYDPILRKWYGIDLPCIETSSWFIASSCGLVCFMDNDSRSELFVCNPITKCCKGLDEPPGPKFSDYSALAVSLDQVSHNYMVSIVKSKQVPGNFFQWDLSIHLYDSTPMTWVTTLSEILTGWRAGDESVICDGVLYFLIYSTGGGAPENRHGLIMYNLRNRSPHGLLMRSFIPVPCSLTCGRLMNLKEKLIMVGGIGRQDRPDIIKGIGIWVLNGTQWQEVARMPHKYFQGFGEFDDVFASSGTDDLIYIQSYGAPALLVFDLYQKQWKWSQKCPVAKRFPLQLFTGFCFEPRLEIAP from the coding sequence ATGGAGGGTGAAACATCATGGGTCAGTCATTCCACTGATAACTTTTCCAGTGACATGGTGGAGTTTGATTCATTCTTAGAGCTTAATGACGAAAATGATAAAGAAGTTGCCTCTGTTTCTGTTGACTTAATTTTACCAGATGATCTCTTAGAACGAATATTGGCTTATCTTCCGATCGCTAGCATTTTTAGGGCAGGATGTGTTTGTAAAAGATGGCATGAGATAGTGACATCGAAAAGGTTTCTGTGGAATGGTTCTCATGTTTTGGCGCAGAAACCTTGGTACTTTATGTTCACTAGCTCCGATGAACCTGTTGGATATGCATATGATCCCATACTTAGGAAATGGTATGGTATTGACCTCCCCTGCATTGAGACGTCGAGTTGGTTCATTGCTTCGTCTTGTGGGTTAGTTTGTTTCATGGATAATGATAGTAGAAGCGAGTTATTTGTATGTAACCCAATAACAAAATGTTGCAAAGGGCTTGACGAGCCTCCCGGTCCGAAATTTTCAGATTACAGCGCATTGGCAGTTTCCCTTGACCAAGTGTCTCATAATTACATGGTCTCTATTGTTAAGTCCAAGCAAGTTCCTGGAAACTTCTTTCAGTGGGACCTCTCTATTCATTTGTATGATTCAACACCGATGACATGGGTGACAACTCTATCAGAGATTTTAACAGGGTGGAGAGCTGGTGATGAGAGTGTGATTTGTGATGGGGTATTGTACTTCTTGATTTACTCGACAGGAGGTGGTGCTCCTGAGAATCGTCATGGGCTTATCATGTACAACTTGAGAAACAGATCCCCTCACGGTTTGTTAATGAGGAGTTTCATCCCGGTTCCATGTTCTCTGACATGTGGCCGGCTGATGAACTTGAAGGAAAAGCTGATAATGGTAGGTGGCATTGGGAGACAGGATCGACCCGACATCATTAAGGGAATTGGGATTTGGGTTTTAAATGGGACACAATGGCAAGAAGTAGCCCGAATGCCCCATAAGTATTTTCAAGGTTTCGGAGAGTTTGATGATGTTTTTGCCAGCAGTGGGACAGATGACCTTATATACATCCAGAGTTACGGAGCACCTGCTCTTCTTGTTTTCGACCTTTACCAGAAGCAATGGAAGTGGTCGCAAAAATGCCCTGTCGCAAAGAGATTTCCTCTTCAGCTCTTCACAGGTTTCTGTTTTGAACCGAGACTGGAGATTGCTCCCTAG